One stretch of Miscanthus floridulus cultivar M001 unplaced genomic scaffold, ASM1932011v1 fs_787_1_2, whole genome shotgun sequence DNA includes these proteins:
- the LOC136533121 gene encoding uncharacterized protein, producing the protein MAGSCSSATLSEGSDRFYGSYTPRTTGLTLPGRSPTPATAGRRAAAAAVGVTAIAASRTEPAPAATSSSARRRGRPCRLRRWLCPRRSSGSRCHPSGTTRSSGSWGATSCTPTPSSPRSPPPCPGGRVAPESATVSRACGAAVRALTELSSKSSSPSSCVRVGVDAGRRDGDDADREPGAVAQRHPCRRRHAVAQTALLGAVQPQGRRRLRVGVVVGLRVGTGAPAQLGKMNIASWASKEESLLAAASPEKGAGDMDEEIKRKAFEARATAWDESKKCKLASRYQRKEVKIQEWESLKKSKFEAKLRQAKAQAEQMKARAKQDLARRLSALSHKVEGKQARVEARRSRQASWLARQVETGREACRLRRCCAWFL; encoded by the exons ATGGCCGGCTCCTGTTCATCCGCGACTCTctccgagggctcag ATCGTTTCTATGGATCTTACACCCCAAGGACCACCGGTCTGACTCTTCCCGGTCGCAGTCCGACGCCAGCCACGGCAGGGCGGCGCGCAGCCGCAGCTGCGGTGGGAGTGACAGCGATAGCGGCATCGAGAACGGAGCCGGCGCCGGCGGCAACTTCGAGTTCTGCAAGGAGGAGAGGGCGGCCGTGCCGGCTACGACGGTGGCTGTGTCCGCGCCGTTCTTCCGGCAGCAGGTGCCATCCAAGTGGAACGACGCGGAGTAGTGGatcgtggggagccacgtcgtgCACTCCAACCCCATCTTCTCCAAGAAGCCCGCCGCCATGCCCCGGCGGTCGCGTCGCGCCGGAGTCCGCGACGGTGTCCAGGGCCTGCGGCGCGGCCGTGAGGGCGCTGACCGAGCTGTCGTCCAAGTCCTCGTCACCGTCGTCGTGTGTCCGTGTCGGTGTCGATGCGGGACGTCGGGACGGAGATGACGCCGATCGCGAGCCAGGAGCAGTCGCGCAGCGGCACCCCTGCCGGCGCCGTCACGCCGTCGCTCAGACCGCTCTGCTTGGTGCCGTCCAGCcgcaggggcggcggcggctgcgcgtCGGCGTCGTCGTCGGCCTCCGCGTCGGAACGGGAGCTCCGGCTCA GCTCGGCAAGATGAACATCGCGTCGTGGGCCAGCAAGGAGGAGAGCCTCCTCGCCGCCGCGTCCCCGGAGAAGGGCGCCGGTGACATGGACGAGGAGATCAAGAGGAAGGCGTTCGAAGCTCGCGCCACGGCGTGGGATGAGTCCAAAAAGTGTAAACTCGCGTCACG TTACCAGAGGAAGGAGGTGAAGATACAGGAGTGGGAAAGCTTAAAGAAATCCAAATTCGAAGCCAAGCTGAGGCAGGCCAAG GCACAGGCAGAGCAGATGAAAGCCCGGGCGAAGCAGGACCTGGCCAGGAGGCTGTCGGCACTGAGCCACAAGGTGGAGGGGAAGCAGGCGAGGGTGGAGGCGCGCCGGAGCCGGCAGGCGTCCTGGCTGGCGCGGCAGGTGGAGACCGGCCGTGAGGCATGCCGGCTCCGGCGGTGCTGCGCCTGGTTCCTCTAG
- the LOC136533118 gene encoding probable receptor-like protein kinase At2g42960 isoform X3, whose amino-acid sequence MSAGEILRAELSSRTPPFGLRLWVVIGICIWALILIVLGFMCFWSVQRRNKKPGNNKPCCDKIPVSQIPDVSKEIAVDEVREQHAAVVHNLRAQESHHALAVQVQEKHYAEKDSGKMLAHLVRSKSSDADNLSQCSSAAYQCERAGSSYSGDEGSSGNARRQYAQYATISASPLVGLPEFSHLGWGHWFTLRDLEHSTNRFSKENVIGEGGYGVVYRGRLINGTDVAIKKLLNNMGQAEKEFRVEVEAIGHVRHKNLVRLLGYCVEGIHRMLVYEYVNNGNLEQWLHGAMRQHGVLTWEARMKIVLGIAKAYVAPEYANTGLLNERSDVYSFGVLLLESVTGRDPVDYGRPANEVHLVEWLKMMVGTRRAEEVVDPDMELKPTTRALKRALLVALRCVDPDSEKRPTMGQVVRMLEAEDVPSREDRRSRRAHSSNADSESKASSSEFEISSDRRELGPSARFQS is encoded by the exons ATGTCCGCGGGTGAAATCCTGAGGGCAGAGCTATCTTCCAGGACGCCGCCGTTCGGCCTGCGGCTATGGGTTGTGATTGGCATCTGTATCTGGGCGCTAATCCTGATCGTCCTCGGTTTCATGTGCTTCTGGTCCGTACAACGGAGGAACAAGAAGCCGGGCAACAACAAGCCCTGCTGCGATAAGATTCCGGTGTCCCAAATCCCGGACGTCTCCAAGGAGATTGCGGTGGACGAGGTGCGGGAGCAGCACGCCGCCGTTGTCCACAACCTCCGCGCACAGGAAAGCCATCACGCGCTGGCCGTGCAGGTGCAGGAGAAGCACTACGCCGAGAAGGATTCGGGGAAAATGCTGGCGCACCTGGTTAGGAGCAAGTCGAGCGATGCTGATAATCTGAGCCAGTGCAGCTCCGCGGCGTACCAGTGCGAAAGGGCTGGGAGCTCGTACTCTGGCGACGAAGGTAGCTCGGGCAATGCGAGGAGGCAGTATGCTCAGTATGCGACCATTTCCGCGTCGCCGTTGGTTGGTCTCCCAGAGTTCTCGCACCTGGGTTGGGGCCATTGGTTTACTTTGAGGGATTTGGAGCACTCGACGAATCGGTTTTCTAAGGAGAATGTCATTGGGGAAGGTGGGTATGGAGTTGTTTACCGTGGTCGCCTCATAAATGGTACTGATGTTGCAATAAAGAAGCTCCTTAATAACAT GGGTCAAGCAGAAAAGGAGTTCAGGGTTGAAGTTGAGGCAATTGGACATGTCAGGCATAAGAATCTTGTCCGCCTTCTTGGATATTGCGTCGAGGGAATACATAG GATGCTTGTGTATGAGTATGTGAATAATGGAAATTTAGAGCAGTGGCTTCATGGTGCAATGCGTCAGCATGGTGTTCTTACTTGGGAAGCCCGGATGAAAATCGTTCTTGGAATTGCTAAGGC GTATGTGGCCCCTGAATATGCCAACACAGGTCTGTTAAATGAGAGGAGCGATGTCTACAGTTTCGGGGTGCTACTACTGGAATCAGTAACTGGGAGGGATCCAGTTGACTATGGTCGGCCTGCTAATGAG GTGCATCTGGTTGAGTGGCTCAAAATGATGGTTGGCACGAGAAGAGCTGAGGAAGTGGTGGATCCTGACATGGAGTTGAAACCTACCACTCGGGCTCTGAAGCGTGCCCTTCTAGTGGCACTGCGGTGTGTTGACCCAGACTCTGAGAAAAGACCCACTATGGGGCAGGTTGTTCGGATGCTCGAGGCAGAAGATGTCCCGTCGCGGGAG GACCGTCGGAGCCGGAGGGCCCACAGCAGTAACGCAGACAGTGAGTCTAAGGCAAGCTCAAGTGAATTCGAGATAAGCAGTGATCGAAGAGAGTTGGGACCGTCCGCGAGGTTTCAGTCCTAA
- the LOC136533118 gene encoding probable receptor-like protein kinase At2g42960 isoform X1, whose amino-acid sequence MSAGEILRAELSSRTPPFGLRLWVVIGICIWALILIVLGFMCFWSVQRRNKKPGNNKPCCDKIPVSQIPDVSKEIAVDEVREQHAAVVHNLRAQESHHALAVQVQEKHYAEKDSGKMLAHLVRSKSSDADNLSQCSSAAYQCERAGSSYSGDEGSSGNARRQYAQYATISASPLVGLPEFSHLGWGHWFTLRDLEHSTNRFSKENVIGEGGYGVVYRGRLINGTDVAIKKLLNNMGQAEKEFRVEVEAIGHVRHKNLVRLLGYCVEGIHRMLVYEYVNNGNLEQWLHGAMRQHGVLTWEARMKIVLGIAKALAYLHEAIEPKVVHRDIKSSNILIDEEFNGKLSDFGLAKLLGAGKSHITTRFMGTFGYVAPEYANTGLLNERSDVYSFGVLLLESVTGRDPVDYGRPANEVHLVEWLKMMVGTRRAEEVVDPDMELKPTTRALKRALLVALRCVDPDSEKRPTMGQVVRMLEAEDVPSREDRRSRRAHSSNADSESKASSSEFEISSDRRELGPSARFQS is encoded by the exons ATGTCCGCGGGTGAAATCCTGAGGGCAGAGCTATCTTCCAGGACGCCGCCGTTCGGCCTGCGGCTATGGGTTGTGATTGGCATCTGTATCTGGGCGCTAATCCTGATCGTCCTCGGTTTCATGTGCTTCTGGTCCGTACAACGGAGGAACAAGAAGCCGGGCAACAACAAGCCCTGCTGCGATAAGATTCCGGTGTCCCAAATCCCGGACGTCTCCAAGGAGATTGCGGTGGACGAGGTGCGGGAGCAGCACGCCGCCGTTGTCCACAACCTCCGCGCACAGGAAAGCCATCACGCGCTGGCCGTGCAGGTGCAGGAGAAGCACTACGCCGAGAAGGATTCGGGGAAAATGCTGGCGCACCTGGTTAGGAGCAAGTCGAGCGATGCTGATAATCTGAGCCAGTGCAGCTCCGCGGCGTACCAGTGCGAAAGGGCTGGGAGCTCGTACTCTGGCGACGAAGGTAGCTCGGGCAATGCGAGGAGGCAGTATGCTCAGTATGCGACCATTTCCGCGTCGCCGTTGGTTGGTCTCCCAGAGTTCTCGCACCTGGGTTGGGGCCATTGGTTTACTTTGAGGGATTTGGAGCACTCGACGAATCGGTTTTCTAAGGAGAATGTCATTGGGGAAGGTGGGTATGGAGTTGTTTACCGTGGTCGCCTCATAAATGGTACTGATGTTGCAATAAAGAAGCTCCTTAATAACAT GGGTCAAGCAGAAAAGGAGTTCAGGGTTGAAGTTGAGGCAATTGGACATGTCAGGCATAAGAATCTTGTCCGCCTTCTTGGATATTGCGTCGAGGGAATACATAG GATGCTTGTGTATGAGTATGTGAATAATGGAAATTTAGAGCAGTGGCTTCATGGTGCAATGCGTCAGCATGGTGTTCTTACTTGGGAAGCCCGGATGAAAATCGTTCTTGGAATTGCTAAGGC GCTTGCTTATTTACATGAAGCCATAGAACCAAAAGTTGTGCACCGTGATATCAAATCTAGTAATATCCTAATTGATGAAGAATTCAATGGCAAGCTTTCTGATTTTGGATTGGCCAAGCTCTTGGGTGCAGGGAAGAGCCATATCACAACTCGAT TTATGGGAACTTTCGG GTATGTGGCCCCTGAATATGCCAACACAGGTCTGTTAAATGAGAGGAGCGATGTCTACAGTTTCGGGGTGCTACTACTGGAATCAGTAACTGGGAGGGATCCAGTTGACTATGGTCGGCCTGCTAATGAG GTGCATCTGGTTGAGTGGCTCAAAATGATGGTTGGCACGAGAAGAGCTGAGGAAGTGGTGGATCCTGACATGGAGTTGAAACCTACCACTCGGGCTCTGAAGCGTGCCCTTCTAGTGGCACTGCGGTGTGTTGACCCAGACTCTGAGAAAAGACCCACTATGGGGCAGGTTGTTCGGATGCTCGAGGCAGAAGATGTCCCGTCGCGGGAG GACCGTCGGAGCCGGAGGGCCCACAGCAGTAACGCAGACAGTGAGTCTAAGGCAAGCTCAAGTGAATTCGAGATAAGCAGTGATCGAAGAGAGTTGGGACCGTCCGCGAGGTTTCAGTCCTAA
- the LOC136533118 gene encoding probable receptor-like protein kinase At2g42960 isoform X2, with amino-acid sequence MSAGEILRAELSSRTPPFGLRLWVVIGICIWALILIVLGFMCFWSVQRRNKKPGNNKPCCDKIPVSQIPDVSKEIAVDEVREQHAAVVHNLRAQESHHALAVQVQEKHYAEKDSGKMLAHLVRSKSSDADNLSQCSSAAYQCERAGSSYSGDEGSSGNARRQYAQYATISASPLVGLPEFSHLGWGHWFTLRDLEHSTNRFSKENVIGEGGYGVVYRGRLINGTDVAIKKLLNNMGQAEKEFRVEVEAIGHVRHKNLVRLLGYCVEGIHRMLVYEYVNNGNLEQWLHGAMRQHGVLTWEARMKIVLGIAKALAYLHEAIEPKVVHRDIKSSNILIDEEFNGKLSDFGLAKLLGAGKSHITTRCWRYVAPEYANTGLLNERSDVYSFGVLLLESVTGRDPVDYGRPANEVHLVEWLKMMVGTRRAEEVVDPDMELKPTTRALKRALLVALRCVDPDSEKRPTMGQVVRMLEAEDVPSREDRRSRRAHSSNADSESKASSSEFEISSDRRELGPSARFQS; translated from the exons ATGTCCGCGGGTGAAATCCTGAGGGCAGAGCTATCTTCCAGGACGCCGCCGTTCGGCCTGCGGCTATGGGTTGTGATTGGCATCTGTATCTGGGCGCTAATCCTGATCGTCCTCGGTTTCATGTGCTTCTGGTCCGTACAACGGAGGAACAAGAAGCCGGGCAACAACAAGCCCTGCTGCGATAAGATTCCGGTGTCCCAAATCCCGGACGTCTCCAAGGAGATTGCGGTGGACGAGGTGCGGGAGCAGCACGCCGCCGTTGTCCACAACCTCCGCGCACAGGAAAGCCATCACGCGCTGGCCGTGCAGGTGCAGGAGAAGCACTACGCCGAGAAGGATTCGGGGAAAATGCTGGCGCACCTGGTTAGGAGCAAGTCGAGCGATGCTGATAATCTGAGCCAGTGCAGCTCCGCGGCGTACCAGTGCGAAAGGGCTGGGAGCTCGTACTCTGGCGACGAAGGTAGCTCGGGCAATGCGAGGAGGCAGTATGCTCAGTATGCGACCATTTCCGCGTCGCCGTTGGTTGGTCTCCCAGAGTTCTCGCACCTGGGTTGGGGCCATTGGTTTACTTTGAGGGATTTGGAGCACTCGACGAATCGGTTTTCTAAGGAGAATGTCATTGGGGAAGGTGGGTATGGAGTTGTTTACCGTGGTCGCCTCATAAATGGTACTGATGTTGCAATAAAGAAGCTCCTTAATAACAT GGGTCAAGCAGAAAAGGAGTTCAGGGTTGAAGTTGAGGCAATTGGACATGTCAGGCATAAGAATCTTGTCCGCCTTCTTGGATATTGCGTCGAGGGAATACATAG GATGCTTGTGTATGAGTATGTGAATAATGGAAATTTAGAGCAGTGGCTTCATGGTGCAATGCGTCAGCATGGTGTTCTTACTTGGGAAGCCCGGATGAAAATCGTTCTTGGAATTGCTAAGGC GCTTGCTTATTTACATGAAGCCATAGAACCAAAAGTTGTGCACCGTGATATCAAATCTAGTAATATCCTAATTGATGAAGAATTCAATGGCAAGCTTTCTGATTTTGGATTGGCCAAGCTCTTGGGTGCAGGGAAGAGCCATATCACAACTCGATGTTGGAG GTATGTGGCCCCTGAATATGCCAACACAGGTCTGTTAAATGAGAGGAGCGATGTCTACAGTTTCGGGGTGCTACTACTGGAATCAGTAACTGGGAGGGATCCAGTTGACTATGGTCGGCCTGCTAATGAG GTGCATCTGGTTGAGTGGCTCAAAATGATGGTTGGCACGAGAAGAGCTGAGGAAGTGGTGGATCCTGACATGGAGTTGAAACCTACCACTCGGGCTCTGAAGCGTGCCCTTCTAGTGGCACTGCGGTGTGTTGACCCAGACTCTGAGAAAAGACCCACTATGGGGCAGGTTGTTCGGATGCTCGAGGCAGAAGATGTCCCGTCGCGGGAG GACCGTCGGAGCCGGAGGGCCCACAGCAGTAACGCAGACAGTGAGTCTAAGGCAAGCTCAAGTGAATTCGAGATAAGCAGTGATCGAAGAGAGTTGGGACCGTCCGCGAGGTTTCAGTCCTAA